In the genome of Andrena cerasifolii isolate SP2316 chromosome 5, iyAndCera1_principal, whole genome shotgun sequence, one region contains:
- the LOC143368695 gene encoding exosome complex component RRP43, whose amino-acid sequence MDSQYKIIHPVKYLQDHLAQEVRPDGRQFLSFRPISVNISSITHADSSSVFKIGSTAVVCGIKAELAAPKTESPDCGYVVPNVELSPLCSPKFRPGPPSDQAQVISKTIDNILWNSAAIDLKSLCIHRGKLVWVLYCDLLCINYDGSIIDACIGALTAALSTLTLPEIIYNAETGDTSVHSTKRKQFPIKALPVSVTFAVFDDQLLIADPTDDEESLCLGRLTIVMDEEKICCIHKPGGIPISHNLFLNSLAKSKKRAKLVRSLINTAISSAKENDSRE is encoded by the exons ATGGATTCTCAATATAA GATTATTCATCCTGTGAAATATTTGCAAGACCACTTG GCGCAAGAGGTTAGACCAGATGGAAGGCAATTTTTATCATTTCGCCCAATAAGTGTGAACATTTCATCGATTACTCACGCTGATAGTTCATCGGTGTTTAAAATTGGCAGCACAGCGGTTGTATGCGGCATTAAAGCT GAATTAGCAGCGCCTAAAACGGAATCCCCTGATTGTGGATATGTTGTACCTAACGTTGAGCTTTCTCCATTatgctctccaaaatttagGCCTGGACCACCAAGCGACCAAGCACAAGTTATTTCAAAAACGATAGACAACATCTTATGGAATTCAGCAGCCATTGATTTAAAAAGCCTATGTATCCACAGAGGGAAACTTGTGTGGGTACTATATTGTGACCTTTTATGTATTAACTATGACGGTTCTATAATTGATGCTTGTATTGGAGCTTTAACGGCTGCACTCAGTACTC TGACCTTACCTGAAATAATTTACAATGCAGAAACTGGAGACACCTCTGTGCATTCTACGAAAAGGAAACAGTTTCCAATTAAGGCGTTGCCTGTCTCTGTGACTTTTGCGGTATTTGACGA TCAGTTACTGATCGCTGATCCCACAGATGACGAAGAAAGTTTATGTTTGGGAAGATTAACGATCGTAATGGACGAAGAGAAGATCTGTTGCATACATAAACCTG GTGGAATCCCAATTTctcacaatttatttttaaacagtttagCAAAGTCTAAGAAAAGGGCGAAATTAGTCAGATCGCTTATTAATACCGCTATATCATCAGCAAAGGAGAATGATTCAAGAGAATGA
- the LOC143368703 gene encoding uncharacterized protein LOC143368703: protein MASTSKKQAVISVKRKGPPKLELTAEQKDDIKEAFDLFDPDGTGRIATKELKVAIRALGFEPKKEEMKKLIADIDPDGLGSLSFDEFLNLMSVKMLEKDTKDEVLKAFRLFDDDNTGKITFRNLKRVARELGENLTDEELQEMIDEADKDGDGEISQEEFLRIMKKTSLY from the exons ATG GCTTCAACATCTAAGAAACAAGCTGTTATTAGTGTCAAGAGAAAGGGTCCCCCAAAATTGGAGTTGACTGCGGAACAAAAAGATGATATAAAAGAAGCATTTGATTTATTTGATCCAGATGGTACCGGAAGGATTGCCACTAAGGAACTTAAAGTGGCCATCAGGGCTCTCGGATTCGAACCAAAGAAGGAAGAAATGAAGAAGCTTATAGCCGATATCGATCCAGACGGGCTTGGATCATTATCAtttgatgaatttttaaacttgaTGTCTGTAAAAATGTTGGAGAAAGATACGAAAGACGAAGTGCTAAAAGCGTTTCGTCTTTTCGATGACGACAATACAGGGAAGATCACATTTAGGAATTTAAAGAGAGTCGCTCGAGAATTGGGTGAGAATCTAACGGATGAAGAATTACAAGAAATGATCGATGAGGCGGATAAAGATGGAGATGGAGAAATTTCTCAAGAAGAGTTTTTACGTATTATGAAAAAAACGAGTCTCTACTAA